One Citricoccus sp. K5 DNA window includes the following coding sequences:
- a CDS encoding FABP family protein: MPTELPFDLTPELAPLSWLIGAWEGQGRLGSGEDDTEIFYQRVDFTDHRLPFIEYRAETWLSEADGTLLRPLTVENGFWALDRERRDGDVGPGMSPGDVVPVLRSADDVEAFRREDGSFPITAQISHPGSLTELYYGVIKGPQLQLKTDSVLRGSAAGPYEGGSRIMGLVNGQLFWRWDATHHAGAGEEPHASAILDRMPDPTHGRLAPGTPRTSN; encoded by the coding sequence GTGCCCACTGAACTGCCTTTTGACCTGACGCCGGAGCTCGCTCCACTGTCCTGGCTCATCGGCGCGTGGGAGGGACAGGGCCGTCTCGGTTCCGGTGAGGACGATACCGAGATCTTCTATCAGCGGGTCGACTTCACCGACCATCGCCTGCCGTTCATCGAATACCGTGCCGAAACCTGGCTGAGCGAGGCGGACGGCACCCTGCTCCGGCCCCTGACCGTGGAGAACGGCTTCTGGGCGCTGGACCGAGAGCGCCGTGACGGTGACGTGGGACCCGGGATGAGTCCCGGAGACGTGGTGCCGGTCCTCCGGTCCGCTGATGACGTGGAGGCCTTCCGCCGTGAGGACGGGTCCTTCCCGATCACCGCGCAGATCTCCCACCCCGGCTCCCTGACAGAGCTCTACTACGGCGTCATCAAGGGCCCGCAGCTGCAGCTGAAGACGGACTCCGTGCTGCGCGGTTCGGCGGCCGGTCCCTATGAGGGTGGCTCCCGGATCATGGGCCTGGTCAACGGCCAGTTGTTCTGGCGTTGGGACGCCACCCACCACGCTGGTGCCGGTGAGGAGCCGCACGCATCGGCCATCCTGGACCGGATGCCCGATCCCACCCACGGGCGCCTGGCCCCTGGTACGCCCCGCACCTCGAACTGA
- a CDS encoding GNAT family N-acetyltransferase: protein MSTQGSSTETPKIVHDDLHVERDPDRGRIELWQKEQFIGFLGYTEQTVGEDTVVILQHTIIDEAFGRRGYARALVTIVLERLKAEGFLIVPECSYVQDYLRRYPEYAPLVFDGEL from the coding sequence ATGAGCACCCAGGGCAGCAGCACCGAGACCCCGAAGATCGTCCATGACGACCTGCACGTGGAGCGCGACCCGGACCGCGGCCGGATCGAACTGTGGCAGAAGGAGCAGTTCATCGGCTTCCTCGGCTACACGGAGCAGACCGTGGGCGAGGACACCGTGGTGATCCTGCAGCACACCATCATCGACGAGGCCTTCGGCCGCCGCGGCTACGCCCGTGCGCTGGTGACGATCGTGCTGGAGCGGCTCAAGGCCGAAGGCTTCCTGATCGTCCCGGAATGCTCCTACGTGCAGGACTACCTGCGTCGCTACCCCGAGTACGCGCCGTTGGTGTTCGACGGCGAACTGTGA
- a CDS encoding response regulator transcription factor → MALLLLLSGASAEPESILEALAFLDHRTVTGPPRAEALLRHPEADVVLVDARRDLTGARNLCRALSTASPALPLLPVLTEGGLAGFSPAWGARDFLLDTAGPAEVTARLRLATLPAPGDAPGTDQPIRASGIFVDATTYTAQVNGVPMNLTFKEFELLKHLVQHPGRVFTREQLLHEVWGYDYFGGTRTVDVHVRRLRAKLGPDQEQLIGTVRNVGYRFVPRDAPGE, encoded by the coding sequence TTGGCCCTGTTGCTGTTGCTCTCCGGAGCGTCCGCCGAACCCGAATCGATTCTCGAGGCTCTCGCCTTCCTGGACCACCGCACCGTCACCGGCCCACCGCGGGCCGAGGCGTTGCTGCGCCACCCCGAGGCCGACGTCGTCCTGGTGGACGCCCGCCGAGACCTGACCGGCGCCCGCAACCTGTGCCGGGCCCTCTCGACCGCCTCCCCCGCGCTGCCGCTGCTCCCGGTGCTGACCGAGGGCGGCCTGGCGGGCTTCTCCCCCGCGTGGGGCGCCCGTGACTTCCTGCTGGACACGGCGGGCCCGGCCGAGGTGACGGCCCGGCTGCGGCTGGCCACCCTCCCCGCACCCGGGGACGCCCCGGGCACCGACCAGCCGATCCGCGCCTCCGGGATCTTCGTGGATGCCACCACGTACACGGCCCAGGTCAACGGCGTGCCGATGAACCTCACCTTCAAGGAGTTCGAGCTGCTCAAGCACCTCGTGCAGCACCCGGGCCGGGTCTTCACGCGCGAACAGCTGCTCCACGAGGTGTGGGGCTACGACTACTTCGGTGGCACGCGCACGGTGGACGTCCATGTGCGCCGGCTGCGCGCCAAGCTGGGCCCGGACCAGGAGCAGCTGATCGGCACCGTGCGGAACGTGGGATACCGCTTCGTCCCGCGCGACGCCCCGGGAGAATAA
- a CDS encoding SGNH/GDSL hydrolase family protein, whose amino-acid sequence MGGLFVAIGDSFTEGVGDWDTRHPNGVRGWADRVAKQLSKADPDSRYANLAIRSRRLAGVVEEQIEPALAMNPDLISFYAGGNDLLELRKDLGPVLQTYTRAVERLVSSGARVLLFTGFDIPLHPVLEPFKRRNWAFNDHVRTLARRYSDNVTLVDYWTWDAYRDRRMWDIDKLHMNRAGHRYMAIQILNILGVRHQLEFDPFGPSERVGPVQSVSRDVEWLRQWVLPMFGRRFRGITLGDELQPKWPEPFLPADGMKKTYRQRRKP is encoded by the coding sequence ATGGGCGGATTGTTTGTGGCCATCGGGGACTCCTTCACCGAGGGGGTGGGGGATTGGGACACCCGGCACCCCAATGGGGTGCGAGGCTGGGCGGACCGGGTGGCCAAACAGCTCTCCAAGGCGGACCCGGACAGCCGCTACGCCAATCTGGCGATCCGCAGCCGGCGCCTCGCGGGGGTCGTGGAGGAGCAGATCGAACCGGCTCTGGCGATGAATCCGGACCTCATCAGCTTCTACGCGGGCGGCAACGACCTGCTCGAACTGCGCAAGGACCTGGGTCCCGTCCTGCAGACGTACACCCGGGCGGTGGAACGCCTCGTGTCCTCCGGGGCGCGGGTGCTCCTCTTCACGGGGTTCGACATACCGCTGCACCCCGTGCTGGAGCCGTTCAAGCGCCGGAACTGGGCGTTCAACGACCACGTGCGGACGCTCGCCCGGCGGTACTCGGACAATGTCACCCTGGTGGACTACTGGACGTGGGACGCCTACCGCGACCGCCGCATGTGGGACATCGACAAGCTCCACATGAACCGCGCCGGGCACCGCTACATGGCTATCCAGATCCTCAACATCCTGGGGGTCCGGCACCAGCTGGAGTTCGACCCCTTCGGGCCGAGCGAGCGGGTGGGGCCCGTTCAGTCCGTCAGCCGGGACGTGGAGTGGCTGCGCCAGTGGGTGCTGCCCATGTTCGGCCGCCGGTTCCGGGGAATCACGCTGGGCGATGAGCTGCAGCCCAAATGGCCCGAGCCCTTCCTGCCTGCGGACGGCATGAAGAAGACGTACCGTCAGCGGCGCAAGCCTTAG
- a CDS encoding NAD(P)/FAD-dependent oxidoreductase codes for MNQNQTPGSPRSPEALDVLIAGGGAAGLAAAVTLARSRRSVTVVDGGQPRNAPADGVHALLGREGVSPAELLAAGRSEVTGYGGVVLEGEIASVRRLKSGDGDAGFEATLADGTVLTARQLFIATGLVDELPPIPGLAEHWGHSVIHCPYCHGWEVRDRSILVLGTSANSVHQALLFSQLSADVRFLEDTLHGPGLDAEQARQLAACGVEVIAGEAAVVESEIQNGEARLTGVRLGSGELLPAEVLVVAPRMLARTEAFEGLGVPTEENPMGRFIPVDATGWTGVPGVWAAGNVADLSAQVGAAAAAGTLAAARLNAELVMERLQDA; via the coding sequence ATGAACCAGAACCAGACCCCCGGTAGCCCTCGCAGTCCTGAAGCCCTGGACGTCCTCATCGCCGGAGGCGGTGCGGCCGGCCTCGCCGCCGCCGTAACCCTGGCCCGGTCCCGGCGCTCCGTCACCGTGGTGGATGGCGGCCAACCGCGCAACGCCCCCGCTGACGGCGTGCATGCCCTGCTGGGCCGCGAGGGCGTCAGCCCCGCCGAGCTGCTCGCCGCCGGGCGCAGCGAGGTCACCGGCTACGGGGGAGTGGTCCTGGAGGGGGAGATCGCCTCGGTCCGCCGGCTGAAGAGTGGCGATGGAGATGCCGGCTTCGAGGCGACCCTGGCAGACGGAACGGTCCTCACCGCGCGCCAGCTGTTCATCGCCACGGGGCTCGTCGACGAGCTGCCGCCGATTCCCGGTCTGGCCGAGCACTGGGGTCACAGCGTGATCCACTGCCCCTACTGCCACGGCTGGGAGGTGCGGGACCGCTCCATCCTGGTCCTGGGCACCTCCGCGAACTCGGTGCATCAGGCCCTGCTGTTCAGCCAGCTCAGTGCTGACGTGCGATTCCTGGAGGACACCCTGCATGGGCCTGGACTGGACGCGGAGCAGGCCCGCCAGCTGGCCGCCTGCGGGGTCGAGGTGATCGCGGGGGAGGCGGCCGTCGTCGAGTCTGAGATTCAGAACGGTGAGGCCCGGCTGACCGGGGTGCGCCTGGGCAGCGGCGAACTGCTGCCCGCAGAGGTGCTCGTGGTGGCCCCGCGAATGCTTGCCCGGACGGAGGCCTTCGAGGGCCTGGGAGTGCCGACGGAGGAGAACCCGATGGGCCGCTTCATCCCGGTCGACGCCACCGGCTGGACCGGTGTCCCGGGAGTCTGGGCCGCTGGCAACGTCGCGGACCTCTCGGCCCAGGTCGGGGCCGCTGCGGCCGCCGGGACCCTGGCGGCCGCCCGGCTCAACGCGGAACTGGTGATGGAGCGGCTGCAGGACGCGTGA
- a CDS encoding NUDIX hydrolase, with protein MPQTATRSTADFHDAAPSAPVLAAGVVPWRASGQGLEVLVIHRPQYDDWSWPKGKLDDGETLPECAVREVREEIGLVVDLGLPLPTTRYTIGASKTPKEVWYWAAEASRTTPVPDGREVDRTEWMSVKKARAALTNATDREPLEALVAAHRNKTLRTAPFIILRHAKAKPRSSWSRAEDRRPLAATGQRQAMSVRRLLGAWNPDKVITSPYLRCVETVTPYVKDTKRGFKELGAFNEKTVKNKPKKSRKEMAARLGKQRSTLLCTHRPVLPEILEVLKDEVLVNGASESRDAVLAALPRKDPYLKPGAVIVAHQALDAGGKIVSVEVYDVWDD; from the coding sequence ATGCCCCAGACGGCAACCCGCTCGACCGCCGACTTCCACGACGCCGCACCCTCCGCCCCGGTCCTCGCCGCCGGGGTGGTGCCTTGGCGCGCCTCGGGTCAGGGGCTCGAGGTGCTGGTGATCCACCGCCCCCAGTACGACGACTGGTCCTGGCCCAAGGGCAAGCTGGACGACGGCGAGACCCTGCCGGAATGCGCGGTGCGGGAGGTCCGTGAGGAGATCGGGCTGGTGGTGGACCTGGGGCTGCCGCTGCCGACGACGCGGTACACCATCGGCGCTTCCAAGACGCCCAAGGAGGTCTGGTACTGGGCCGCCGAGGCCTCCCGGACCACCCCGGTCCCGGACGGCCGCGAGGTGGACCGCACCGAGTGGATGAGCGTCAAGAAGGCCCGCGCCGCCCTGACCAATGCCACGGACCGCGAGCCGTTGGAGGCCCTGGTCGCGGCCCACCGCAACAAGACCCTGCGCACCGCCCCGTTCATCATCCTGCGCCACGCGAAGGCGAAGCCCCGCTCCTCCTGGTCCCGCGCGGAGGACCGGCGGCCGCTCGCGGCCACGGGACAGCGGCAGGCGATGTCCGTGCGTCGTCTGCTGGGGGCCTGGAACCCGGACAAGGTCATCACGTCCCCCTACCTGCGCTGTGTGGAGACGGTGACCCCGTATGTGAAGGACACCAAGCGCGGGTTCAAGGAGCTGGGCGCCTTCAACGAGAAGACGGTGAAGAACAAGCCCAAGAAGTCCCGCAAGGAGATGGCCGCCCGGCTGGGCAAGCAGCGCTCGACCCTGCTGTGCACCCATCGGCCGGTGTTGCCGGAGATCCTCGAGGTGCTCAAGGACGAGGTGTTGGTGAACGGGGCATCGGAATCCCGGGACGCCGTCCTGGCCGCCCTGCCCCGCAAGGATCCCTATCTGAAGCCCGGTGCGGTCATCGTGGCCCACCAGGCCCTGGACGCCGGCGGAAAAATCGTGTCGGTCGAGGTCTACGACGTCTGGGACGACTGA
- the asd gene encoding aspartate-semialdehyde dehydrogenase: MLSPDSALQTASDPAANPTVGLIGWRGMVGSVLLQRMAEEGDFDRLNPVFFSTSAAGQPAPAVDGLQGDAGILQDAYDIETLAKLPVILTTQGGGYTSEVYPKLRAAGWDGIWIDAASTLRMEDSSIIVLDPVNRNVIDAGLAAGVKDFVGGNCTVSCMLMGLGGLFKAGLVEWGTAMTYQAASGGGARHMRELLTQFGDLHGVVANELADPASAILEIDRKVTAAQRDGSLDASQFGMPLAGSLIPWIDADLGNGMSKEEKKAGDETNKILGHSAAQRVPFDSLCVRIGTLRSHSQALTLKLTRDVPLDEIEQIIASDNEWVSVVPNTKEASMADLTPIAASGAMTIPVGRLRKMEMGPEYLSAFTVGDQLLWGAAEPVRRMLAIATGNL, encoded by the coding sequence ATGCTTTCCCCAGATTCAGCACTCCAGACCGCTTCCGACCCCGCCGCCAACCCCACGGTCGGCCTCATCGGCTGGCGCGGCATGGTCGGCTCCGTGCTCCTGCAGCGGATGGCCGAGGAAGGGGACTTCGACCGCCTGAACCCGGTGTTCTTCTCCACCTCTGCCGCCGGTCAGCCGGCGCCCGCCGTGGACGGACTGCAGGGTGATGCGGGCATCCTGCAGGACGCCTACGACATCGAGACGCTGGCCAAGCTGCCCGTCATCCTCACCACCCAGGGCGGCGGCTACACCTCCGAGGTCTACCCGAAACTCCGCGCCGCGGGCTGGGACGGAATCTGGATCGACGCCGCCTCGACGTTGCGCATGGAGGACTCCTCCATCATCGTGCTCGACCCGGTGAACCGGAACGTCATCGACGCCGGCCTGGCCGCGGGCGTCAAGGACTTCGTGGGCGGCAACTGCACCGTCTCCTGCATGCTCATGGGCCTGGGCGGGCTGTTCAAGGCCGGCCTCGTGGAGTGGGGCACCGCCATGACCTATCAGGCGGCCTCCGGCGGGGGTGCCCGCCACATGCGCGAACTGCTCACCCAGTTCGGTGACCTCCACGGCGTGGTGGCGAACGAGCTGGCCGACCCCGCCTCCGCCATCCTCGAGATCGACCGCAAGGTCACCGCAGCCCAGCGTGACGGGTCCCTGGACGCCTCCCAGTTCGGCATGCCGCTGGCCGGATCCCTCATCCCCTGGATCGACGCGGACCTCGGCAACGGCATGTCCAAGGAGGAGAAGAAGGCCGGGGACGAGACGAACAAGATCCTGGGTCACTCGGCAGCCCAGCGGGTGCCGTTCGACTCCCTGTGCGTACGCATCGGCACCCTGCGCTCGCATTCCCAGGCGCTGACCCTGAAGCTGACGCGGGACGTGCCGCTGGACGAGATCGAGCAGATCATCGCCTCGGACAACGAGTGGGTCTCCGTGGTGCCGAACACCAAGGAGGCCTCCATGGCGGACCTGACCCCGATCGCCGCCTCCGGTGCCATGACCATCCCGGTGGGCCGTCTGCGCAAGATGGAGATGGGCCCCGAGTACCTCTCCGCGTTCACCGTGGGCGACCAGCTGCTCTGGGGTGCCGCCGAGCCGGTGCGCCGCATGCTGGCCATCGCCACCGGCAACCTCTAA
- a CDS encoding dihydrofolate reductase has translation MIWAQTPDRVIGADGSMPWHLPEDLAHFRDRTHGHPVIMGRRTWDSFPERFRPLPGRTNIVVSRRQQSADAMRAAGAVVVPGFQEALEAASEADGLDLIWVIGGATLYEQALDVATLAEITVIETDAAGDTYAPALDGQWTRTSLEEHRTGSGTGYRFERWERAHDDHEDHS, from the coding sequence ATGATCTGGGCCCAGACCCCGGATCGCGTCATCGGCGCCGACGGCTCCATGCCGTGGCACCTGCCCGAGGACCTCGCCCACTTCAGGGACCGCACCCACGGCCACCCGGTCATCATGGGCCGGCGCACCTGGGACTCGTTCCCGGAGAGGTTCCGGCCCCTGCCGGGACGGACGAACATCGTCGTCTCCCGGCGCCAGCAGTCGGCGGACGCCATGCGGGCGGCGGGCGCCGTCGTCGTCCCCGGGTTCCAGGAGGCCCTCGAGGCCGCGAGCGAGGCGGACGGACTGGACCTGATCTGGGTGATCGGCGGGGCCACGCTGTACGAGCAGGCGCTGGATGTGGCGACCCTGGCCGAGATCACCGTGATCGAGACCGACGCCGCCGGTGACACGTACGCCCCCGCACTGGACGGCCAATGGACGCGGACCTCTCTCGAGGAGCACCGCACCGGCTCCGGCACCGGCTACCGCTTCGAACGGTGGGAACGCGCCCACGACGACCACGAGGACCACTCATGA
- a CDS encoding NF038396 family protein: protein MSELLNKTTLTFIAFVACPILGLVTAVMGLVMIFTDNVVMGVVFLVVLTQVFIFGGLWATLKRKSLTEDSSGQ, encoded by the coding sequence ATGAGCGAGCTGCTGAACAAGACCACCCTGACGTTCATCGCCTTCGTCGCCTGCCCGATCCTGGGCCTGGTGACCGCCGTGATGGGCCTGGTCATGATCTTCACGGACAACGTGGTGATGGGCGTCGTCTTCCTGGTGGTGCTCACCCAGGTGTTCATCTTCGGCGGACTGTGGGCCACCCTGAAACGCAAATCACTGACCGAGGACAGCTCCGGCCAGTAG
- a CDS encoding UDP-N-acetylmuramate dehydrogenase — MSGRAATTGPAEIEAGVRLAEYTTSRVGGPAAGWVAADSTEAATEAIRSVDAAGTPLLILGGGSNTLMADAGFPGTVVQLAFRGVQVVEETGESVLVRMAAGQDWDEAVAWTVAQGLTGLEALSGIPGSAGATPVQNVGAYGSDVSRTLVSVQAWDRQADELVELSHEDLRFGYRDSVIKRSMLDSTPRWVVLSVDFRLHRSGSIAPVRFAQLAQALGVDEGEAAPLETVRHQVLRLRAGKGMVLDPEDQDTWSTGSFFTNPIVPASVRAHLPADAPAYGAGQDEDGEKLVKLSAAWLIDRAGFGKGFGLGPDEQAIAGARASLSTKHTLAVTNRGNASTADLLAIARTVRDGVEAQWGVRLHPEPVLVGCVL, encoded by the coding sequence GTGAGTGGGCGGGCGGCCACCACGGGGCCTGCGGAGATCGAGGCCGGCGTCCGCCTGGCCGAGTACACCACGAGCCGGGTCGGAGGCCCTGCCGCCGGGTGGGTCGCGGCAGACTCCACCGAGGCCGCCACGGAGGCCATCCGGTCTGTCGATGCTGCCGGCACGCCCCTGTTGATCCTGGGCGGCGGTTCGAACACCCTGATGGCCGACGCCGGCTTCCCCGGCACCGTGGTCCAGCTCGCCTTCCGCGGGGTCCAGGTTGTGGAGGAGACAGGCGAATCAGTTCTCGTCCGGATGGCCGCCGGCCAGGACTGGGACGAGGCCGTCGCCTGGACGGTGGCGCAGGGCCTGACGGGGCTCGAGGCGCTCTCCGGCATCCCGGGCTCCGCCGGCGCCACCCCGGTGCAGAACGTCGGCGCCTATGGCTCGGACGTCTCCCGGACTCTGGTGTCCGTCCAGGCCTGGGACCGCCAGGCGGACGAGCTGGTCGAGTTGAGCCACGAGGACCTGCGGTTCGGATACCGCGACTCCGTCATCAAGCGGAGCATGCTGGACTCCACTCCCCGGTGGGTGGTGCTCTCCGTGGACTTCCGGCTGCACCGCTCGGGCAGCATCGCCCCGGTCCGTTTCGCCCAACTGGCCCAGGCCCTCGGCGTGGACGAGGGGGAGGCGGCTCCGCTGGAGACGGTCCGCCACCAGGTGCTGCGGCTACGGGCCGGTAAGGGCATGGTCCTGGACCCCGAGGATCAGGACACCTGGTCCACGGGTTCCTTCTTCACCAATCCCATCGTCCCCGCGTCCGTCCGGGCGCACCTGCCCGCCGACGCTCCGGCCTACGGCGCGGGCCAGGATGAGGACGGCGAGAAGCTCGTCAAGCTCTCCGCCGCATGGCTCATCGACCGCGCCGGCTTCGGCAAGGGCTTCGGGCTGGGGCCGGACGAGCAGGCCATCGCCGGCGCCCGCGCGTCGTTGTCCACGAAGCACACGCTCGCGGTGACCAACCGAGGCAATGCGAGCACGGCGGATTTGTTGGCGATCGCCCGCACGGTGCGGGACGGCGTCGAGGCGCAGTGGGGTGTGCGCCTGCACCCCGAGCCGGTGCTCGTGGGGTGCGTGCTCTAA
- the mshD gene encoding mycothiol synthase, whose amino-acid sequence MDHPHESPSLSTSAGRLDSGLLRDLTALAEAAESADGNPPFSDQTWVELRTTDDPDLVRTVTAWLDHQDGRDGELAGAAVAISAGPGAGPGTLELVVHPNCRSQGVATALARELDAGLTEKYNAWAHGNHAAAARLAEQFGYTPVRELLRLRLTHQVSQDDVENGSHRTSVWDGTAPEGITLRSFVPGADDAAFLETNAAAFADHPEQGSLDQTDLDARKAEPWFDPAGFILAEDADGTLLGFHWTKIHPGADGHPPLGEVYVVGVSPQAQGRGLGRVLTVAGIRYLQQQGVEAVMLYVDTDNTAAVELYRKLGFVRWDTDVMYTPRG is encoded by the coding sequence ATGGACCACCCGCACGAATCCCCGTCCTTGTCCACCAGTGCCGGCCGCCTGGATTCCGGGCTGCTTCGAGACCTGACGGCCCTGGCCGAGGCGGCCGAGTCCGCCGACGGCAATCCCCCGTTCTCCGACCAGACCTGGGTCGAGCTGCGCACCACGGACGACCCGGACCTGGTCCGGACCGTCACCGCGTGGCTGGACCACCAGGACGGCCGTGACGGCGAACTGGCGGGCGCCGCCGTCGCCATCTCCGCGGGGCCGGGTGCTGGGCCGGGAACCCTCGAACTCGTGGTGCATCCGAACTGCCGCTCCCAGGGCGTGGCGACCGCGCTGGCCCGGGAATTGGATGCCGGCTTGACCGAGAAGTACAACGCCTGGGCGCACGGCAACCATGCTGCCGCGGCCCGGCTGGCCGAGCAGTTCGGCTACACGCCGGTCCGCGAGCTGCTCCGGTTGCGCCTCACCCACCAGGTGTCCCAGGACGACGTGGAGAACGGTTCCCACCGCACCAGCGTGTGGGACGGCACCGCACCCGAGGGCATCACCCTGCGGTCCTTCGTGCCCGGCGCGGACGACGCCGCGTTCCTGGAGACGAATGCCGCTGCCTTCGCCGACCACCCCGAGCAGGGCTCGCTGGACCAGACCGACCTGGACGCCCGGAAGGCCGAGCCGTGGTTCGATCCGGCCGGGTTCATCCTGGCCGAGGACGCCGACGGAACGCTGTTGGGCTTCCACTGGACGAAGATCCACCCCGGCGCCGATGGGCATCCACCGCTCGGCGAGGTCTACGTGGTCGGAGTCAGCCCTCAGGCACAGGGCCGCGGCCTGGGCCGGGTGCTGACGGTGGCGGGCATCCGCTACCTGCAGCAGCAGGGCGTGGAGGCGGTGATGCTCTATGTGGATACGGACAACACCGCGGCCGTGGAGCTCTACCGCAAGCTCGGCTTCGTCCGCTGGGACACCGATGTGATGTACACCCCGCGCGGGTAG
- a CDS encoding folate-binding protein YgfZ translates to MLSIPGAVAGNGPDAPVAAHYGQPTAEQRALDAGTAVVDLSHRGVVTVSGPDRLTWLHVLTSQKLDRLAPGISTETLFLDVQGRIEFDCHLVDDGETTWLTVEPGENAGLADWLQKMKFASRVEIADRTGEIAVVGSTAAVPGWDEREDIARWEDPWPRIGEGGFPYTDDPDPAQHPAAGWSWNEYLVPMSLLEALADPSARATASEVAALPEGWTLAGTMASEALRIAALRPRHGMDTDERTIPHEIDLVRTAVHLEKGCYKGQETIARVHNLGRPPRRLTFLQLDGSGHTLPVPGSDVIVRPESEAEGATARSVGTVTSVAQHHEMGPIALAILKRNTDPTAELLLRDGNAEDGWSFTAATQETVVSPQAGQVVGRQSGFIRKGAR, encoded by the coding sequence ATGTTGTCTATTCCTGGAGCAGTGGCCGGCAACGGCCCCGACGCCCCCGTGGCCGCGCATTACGGCCAGCCCACCGCTGAGCAGCGGGCCCTGGATGCCGGCACCGCAGTCGTCGATCTCTCCCACCGAGGCGTCGTGACCGTCTCCGGGCCGGATCGGCTGACCTGGTTGCACGTGCTGACCAGCCAGAAGCTTGACCGCCTGGCACCGGGGATCTCCACGGAGACCCTCTTCCTGGACGTCCAGGGCCGCATCGAGTTCGACTGCCACTTGGTGGACGATGGTGAGACCACCTGGCTCACCGTCGAGCCCGGGGAGAACGCCGGCCTGGCCGACTGGCTGCAGAAGATGAAGTTCGCCTCCCGCGTGGAGATCGCGGATCGCACTGGCGAGATCGCCGTGGTGGGATCAACCGCCGCGGTCCCCGGGTGGGACGAGCGGGAGGACATCGCCCGCTGGGAAGACCCGTGGCCGCGCATCGGCGAGGGCGGCTTCCCCTACACCGATGACCCGGACCCTGCCCAGCACCCTGCTGCGGGCTGGTCCTGGAACGAGTACCTGGTGCCGATGTCGTTGCTGGAGGCCCTGGCTGATCCATCGGCTCGTGCAACGGCGAGTGAGGTCGCCGCCCTGCCCGAGGGGTGGACCCTCGCCGGGACGATGGCCTCCGAGGCATTGCGCATCGCCGCCCTGCGGCCGCGGCACGGAATGGACACCGATGAGCGCACGATCCCGCACGAGATCGATCTGGTCCGCACCGCCGTGCACCTCGAGAAGGGGTGCTACAAGGGCCAGGAGACGATTGCCCGCGTCCACAACCTGGGTCGTCCTCCCCGTCGGCTGACGTTCCTGCAACTCGACGGCTCCGGCCACACCTTGCCCGTTCCTGGTTCTGACGTCATCGTGCGTCCCGAATCCGAGGCGGAGGGCGCCACCGCTCGATCGGTCGGCACCGTCACCTCGGTGGCCCAGCACCATGAGATGGGCCCGATTGCCCTGGCCATCCTCAAGCGCAACACCGACCCCACGGCCGAGCTCCTGCTCCGCGACGGCAATGCCGAGGACGGCTGGTCTTTCACCGCGGCCACCCAGGAGACCGTGGTCTCTCCTCAGGCCGGCCAGGTCGTCGGACGCCAGTCCGGGTTCATCCGCAAGGGTGCTCGCTGA
- a CDS encoding thymidylate synthase produces the protein MATGAAKTDRTGTGTRSVFGRQLRFDLGGSFPLITTKRVHFKSVALELLWFLRGDSNVRWLQERGVKIWDEWADEDGELGPVYGVQWRSWPTPDGGQIDQIAKVVDSIQTTPDSRRHLVTAWNPAEVDQMALPPCHAMFQFYVAPQESGPGRLSCQLYQRSADLFLGVPFNIASYALLTVMMAQQTGLEPGEFVWTGGDCHIYDNHVDQVTEQLSRDPFPYPQLRFNRTPEDIFSYALEDFELVDYQHHPTIKAPIAV, from the coding sequence ATGGCCACCGGCGCCGCCAAGACGGACCGCACCGGCACCGGGACGCGCAGCGTGTTCGGCCGGCAGTTGCGGTTCGACCTCGGCGGATCGTTCCCCTTGATCACCACCAAGCGCGTGCACTTCAAGTCCGTGGCGCTGGAGCTGCTGTGGTTCCTGCGCGGCGACTCCAACGTCCGCTGGCTGCAGGAGCGCGGCGTGAAGATCTGGGACGAGTGGGCGGACGAGGACGGTGAACTGGGCCCGGTCTACGGCGTGCAGTGGCGGTCCTGGCCCACGCCGGACGGCGGGCAGATCGACCAGATCGCGAAGGTCGTGGACTCCATCCAGACCACCCCGGACTCGCGCCGCCACCTGGTCACCGCATGGAATCCGGCGGAGGTGGACCAGATGGCCCTGCCCCCGTGCCACGCGATGTTCCAGTTCTACGTGGCCCCGCAGGAGAGCGGCCCCGGCCGCCTCTCCTGCCAGCTGTACCAGCGCTCGGCGGACCTGTTCCTCGGGGTGCCGTTCAACATCGCCTCCTACGCCCTGCTGACCGTGATGATGGCGCAGCAGACGGGACTGGAGCCCGGCGAGTTCGTCTGGACCGGCGGCGACTGCCACATCTATGACAACCACGTGGACCAGGTCACCGAGCAGCTCTCCCGGGACCCGTTCCCCTACCCGCAGCTGAGGTTCAACCGGACCCCGGAGGACATCTTCAGCTACGCCCTCGAGGACTTCGAGCTGGTCGACTACCAGCACCACCCGACGATCAAGGCCCCCATTGCCGTCTGA